In Polaribacter sp. Hel_I_88, the following proteins share a genomic window:
- a CDS encoding cytochrome C oxidase subunit IV family protein, which yields MAHAHESHTKKIWNVFWILSAITIVEVALGIIKPDVLHLTSILGTSPLNWIFIILTLAKAYGITWAFMHMDSEKKWFRRAVVWTTVFLVCYFVTLFLIEGGYLHSTLAPLVKW from the coding sequence ATGGCACACGCACACGAATCACATACTAAAAAAATCTGGAATGTATTTTGGATTTTATCTGCAATAACTATTGTAGAAGTAGCTTTAGGTATTATAAAGCCAGATGTTTTACATTTAACTAGTATTTTAGGAACAAGTCCTTTAAACTGGATATTTATTATTTTAACGTTAGCAAAAGCTTATGGAATTACTTGGGCTTTTATGCACATGGATAGCGAAAAGAAATGGTTTAGAAGAGCAGTCGTTTGGACAACTGTATTTTTAGTCTGTTACTTTGTAACCTTATTTCTTATAGAAGGAGGTTACTTGCATAGCACTCTAGCACCACTTGTAAAATGGTAA
- a CDS encoding SCO family protein, whose amino-acid sequence MKKKYSYIGVAFIILLFGIYTVPKVVSRFESNELLKFGKIPEFEFTNQEGQTITNETYKDKVYVVEFFFTTCPTICPLMNQKMLTLQDEFFGNPEFGIASISITPDIDTPAVLKEYAKENGITHKNWHLLTGKSDDVVYALANNGFKLPTGKGVSQDEHNGLYHSGNFALIDKNGYMRSRKDEFGNPMFVYRALDEYEMEDQMKELKEDIKLLLNE is encoded by the coding sequence ATGAAAAAGAAGTATTCTTATATAGGTGTTGCTTTTATTATATTATTATTTGGCATTTATACTGTACCGAAAGTAGTTAGTCGTTTTGAAAGTAACGAACTTTTAAAATTTGGTAAAATTCCAGAATTTGAATTTACAAATCAAGAAGGGCAAACAATTACCAACGAAACTTATAAAGACAAAGTGTATGTTGTTGAGTTTTTCTTTACAACTTGTCCAACCATTTGTCCGTTAATGAATCAGAAAATGTTAACACTACAAGACGAATTTTTTGGAAATCCAGAATTTGGAATCGCATCAATTTCTATAACACCAGATATTGATACTCCAGCTGTTTTAAAAGAATATGCAAAAGAAAATGGTATTACTCATAAAAACTGGCATTTATTAACTGGTAAATCAGATGATGTTGTGTATGCACTTGCAAACAATGGTTTTAAATTGCCAACAGGAAAAGGAGTCTCACAAGATGAGCATAATGGTTTGTATCATTCAGGAAACTTTGCCTTGATAGATAAAAATGGATATATGAGATCTAGAAAAGATGAGTTTGGTAACCCAATGTTTGTATACAGAGCTCTTGACGAATATGAAATGGAAGATCAAATGAAAGAACTAAAAGAGGATATAAAATTATTATTAAATGAGTAG
- a CDS encoding DUF420 domain-containing protein translates to MSSLAQEKKYKKIITALSIIIPLAVAALFGVNLKDLGFNVEPLSFLPPIYATTNALTAVLLVAAVIAIKNGNKKLHEQLNTVAIACSLAFLLMYIAYHMTSNSTTFGGEGAIKYIYYFILITHIILSVIVIPFVLLTYMRAKLGNFAQHKKIARITFPIWLYVAITGVIVYLMISPYYV, encoded by the coding sequence ATGAGTAGTCTAGCCCAAGAAAAAAAGTATAAAAAAATTATAACTGCCTTATCAATTATAATTCCTTTAGCAGTTGCAGCTTTGTTTGGTGTTAATTTAAAGGATTTAGGTTTTAATGTAGAGCCTTTAAGTTTTTTACCACCAATTTATGCTACTACAAACGCGCTAACAGCAGTTTTATTAGTAGCAGCAGTTATCGCCATAAAAAATGGTAATAAGAAATTACATGAGCAGTTAAATACAGTTGCAATTGCTTGTTCCTTAGCTTTTTTGTTGATGTATATTGCATATCACATGACTTCTAACTCTACCACATTTGGTGGAGAAGGAGCTATAAAATACATCTACTATTTTATTTTAATTACACATATTATTTTATCTGTAATAGTAATTCCATTTGTGCTTTTAACCTATATGAGAGCAAAATTGGGTAATTTCGCTCAACATAAAAAGATCGCTAGAATTACTTTTCCTATTTGGTTATATGTTGCTATTACTGGTGTAATTGTATATTTAATGATATCTCCTTATTATGTTTAA
- a CDS encoding TolC family protein — protein MKIKLIVLVALMTSIATFSQKKWTLKECVDEALRKNISIQQNKLSLELAKKDVEIAKGNFLPNLNANTGGNLNFGTGFDPVSQDRVNTSFFGGSIGASSGITVFNGFRNTNIFKQAQLGVESSLLDLKKIENDISLFVVNGYLNVLFAKENLSAAKVQYEISRTQIEAAESRFKAGVIPKGDLLNTQSTAATNLQTVVTQENALDLALLNLAQLLQVSADNFDVAPVDVGTPSANLFYKNSSSVYDKSLDRLPEIARAKLAIENADFNIEIAKASFLPSITASAGLSTNYGYNLNLPPGFSNNAFFDQLSDNLGYGLGFNISIPIFNRFQTKNRVSQSIINKDISETRLESEKLNLKQTIEQSFLDVKTALKTFEASKISLEAQQEAFKNAQESYNFGAMTQFDFDQIRARLVNAEAALIRSKYDYVFKTKVLQFYAGDLVLE, from the coding sequence TTGAAAATTAAACTTATAGTATTAGTAGCGTTAATGACTTCTATAGCTACTTTTTCTCAAAAAAAATGGACACTTAAAGAGTGTGTAGACGAAGCTTTAAGAAAAAACATTTCTATTCAACAAAACAAACTAAGTCTTGAATTAGCCAAAAAAGATGTTGAAATTGCCAAAGGAAATTTTTTACCAAATTTAAATGCTAATACTGGTGGAAATTTAAACTTCGGAACTGGTTTTGACCCTGTATCTCAAGATAGGGTTAATACAAGTTTTTTTGGAGGTTCTATAGGAGCAAGCTCTGGTATTACTGTTTTTAACGGTTTTAGAAATACAAACATTTTTAAACAGGCTCAATTAGGCGTAGAATCTAGCTTATTAGATTTAAAAAAGATTGAAAATGATATTTCTTTATTTGTTGTAAACGGGTACTTAAACGTATTATTTGCTAAAGAAAATTTAAGCGCGGCTAAAGTTCAATATGAAATAAGTAGAACTCAAATTGAAGCTGCAGAAAGTAGATTTAAAGCAGGTGTTATACCAAAAGGAGACTTATTAAATACACAATCTACAGCAGCTACTAATTTACAAACGGTTGTTACTCAAGAAAATGCTTTAGATTTGGCGTTGTTAAATTTAGCACAGCTATTACAAGTTTCTGCAGATAATTTTGATGTAGCTCCAGTAGATGTTGGTACACCATCTGCTAATTTATTTTATAAAAATTCATCATCAGTATATGACAAATCTTTAGATAGATTGCCAGAAATTGCTAGAGCAAAATTAGCTATTGAAAATGCTGATTTTAATATTGAAATTGCAAAGGCATCTTTTTTACCTTCAATTACTGCATCTGCAGGCTTGTCTACTAATTATGGTTACAATTTAAATTTACCTCCTGGTTTTTCTAATAATGCATTTTTTGATCAATTAAGTGATAACTTAGGTTATGGACTTGGTTTTAATATAAGTATTCCAATTTTTAATCGTTTTCAGACAAAAAATAGAGTTTCACAATCAATCATCAATAAAGATATTTCTGAAACTAGGTTAGAAAGCGAAAAATTGAATTTAAAACAAACTATAGAACAATCTTTTTTAGATGTTAAAACAGCATTAAAAACTTTCGAAGCTTCAAAAATATCTTTAGAAGCGCAACAAGAAGCATTTAAAAATGCTCAAGAAAGCTATAATTTTGGAGCAATGACACAATTTGATTTCGATCAAATAAGAGCACGATTGGTAAATGCAGAAGCTGCTTTAATACGTTCTAAGTATGATTATGTTTTTAAAACGAAAGTATTGCAATTTTATGCTGGAGATTTAGTTTTAGAATAA
- the tsaB gene encoding tRNA (adenosine(37)-N6)-threonylcarbamoyltransferase complex dimerization subunit type 1 TsaB, whose translation MSIILNIETATKNCSVSIAENGNIIAIKELNNGNYSHAEVLHPFIVDVLKEASLTSKEIDAVAVSKGPGSYTGLRIGVSAAKGLCFAFDKPLISIDTLTSLSHAVSIDSGFIIPMIDARRMEVYGAVYNNHNQQVRDIKAEIIDKNSYAKYLDLDKVYFLGDGSQKCKSIITHKNAVFVDDTYPSAKEMAQLSFVKYQKSDIENVAYFEPFYLKDFIVIPEKKKKPTF comes from the coding sequence TTGAGCATCATTTTAAATATAGAAACTGCCACAAAAAACTGTTCTGTTAGTATTGCAGAAAATGGAAACATAATTGCTATTAAAGAATTAAATAATGGCAATTATTCTCATGCAGAAGTATTACATCCATTTATTGTTGATGTTTTAAAGGAGGCTAGTTTAACTTCAAAAGAAATAGATGCTGTTGCAGTAAGTAAAGGGCCAGGTTCCTATACAGGTTTAAGAATAGGAGTTTCTGCTGCAAAAGGTTTATGTTTTGCTTTTGATAAACCTTTAATTTCTATTGATACTTTAACATCCTTATCGCATGCAGTTTCTATCGATTCTGGTTTTATAATACCCATGATTGATGCAAGAAGAATGGAGGTTTATGGAGCTGTTTACAATAACCATAATCAACAGGTTAGAGATATAAAGGCAGAGATTATTGATAAAAATTCTTATGCTAAATATTTAGATCTTGATAAAGTTTATTTTTTAGGTGATGGTTCTCAGAAGTGCAAATCAATAATTACACATAAAAATGCTGTTTTTGTGGATGATACATATCCATCAGCAAAAGAAATGGCACAATTATCTTTTGTTAAATACCAAAAAAGCGACATAGAAAATGTCGCTTATTTTGAACCTTTTTATTTAAAAGATTTTATTGTAATTCCTGAAAAGAAAAAGAAGCCTACTTTTTAA
- a CDS encoding mechanosensitive ion channel family protein codes for MEEFIKTAQDLLFLYAPKVITALLILLIGLYVIKIVIKSSRKLMQKRGVDLTLQKFLGNLLGWILKILLFITVISQLGVATTSFAAIIAAAGLAIGLALQGSLGNFAGGILIMIFKPIKIGDFIEAQGESGTVKEIEIFTTKLNTTDNKEVIIPNGALSNGNIVNYSTEATRRVDFTFGVGYDSDIKKTKDIIFGILNKHPLILKEPATAVNLSELGDSSINFFTRAWVKKEDYWAVKFDVMEQTKEAFDAAGIEIPYPHNVNIVKKA; via the coding sequence ATGGAAGAATTTATTAAAACAGCTCAAGATCTATTATTTTTATATGCACCTAAAGTAATAACTGCATTATTAATACTACTTATTGGCTTATATGTAATTAAAATAGTTATAAAATCTTCAAGAAAGTTAATGCAAAAAAGAGGTGTTGACTTAACACTTCAAAAATTTTTAGGAAATCTTTTAGGTTGGATTTTAAAAATACTTTTATTTATTACTGTAATCTCTCAATTGGGCGTTGCAACAACATCTTTTGCAGCAATTATTGCAGCTGCTGGTTTAGCTATAGGATTAGCCTTACAAGGTTCTTTAGGTAATTTTGCTGGTGGTATATTAATCATGATTTTTAAACCGATAAAAATTGGTGATTTTATAGAAGCTCAAGGAGAAAGTGGAACTGTAAAAGAAATCGAAATATTTACAACCAAGTTAAATACTACAGATAATAAAGAAGTAATTATTCCAAATGGAGCACTTTCTAACGGAAATATTGTAAATTACAGTACAGAAGCTACACGTAGAGTAGATTTTACTTTTGGTGTTGGTTATGATTCTGATATTAAAAAAACAAAAGATATTATTTTCGGTATCTTAAACAAACATCCATTAATTTTAAAAGAACCTGCAACTGCTGTAAATTTATCTGAATTGGGTGATAGTTCTATTAACTTTTTTACACGAGCTTGGGTTAAAAAGGAAGATTATTGGGCAGTAAAATTTGATGTTATGGAACAAACTAAAGAAGCTTTTGATGCAGCTGGTATTGAAATACCTTATCCTCATAACGTAAATATTGTAAAAAAGGCATAG
- a CDS encoding DUF1304 domain-containing protein, translating to MNTLQIILIGLVSLIHIYILYLEMVLWTSKKGIKAFNLKNEKFAEETKIMAANQGLYNGFLAAGLIWSIVSSKLDVALFFLICICIAGIYGAYSTNSIKILYIQTIPAFLSILSVLLL from the coding sequence ATGAATACTCTACAAATTATTTTGATAGGATTAGTTTCTTTAATTCACATTTATATTCTCTATTTAGAAATGGTCCTTTGGACATCGAAAAAAGGAATAAAAGCTTTTAATCTTAAAAATGAAAAATTTGCTGAAGAAACTAAAATTATGGCTGCCAATCAAGGTTTGTATAATGGTTTTTTAGCAGCTGGCCTAATTTGGTCTATAGTTAGCAGTAAATTAGACGTTGCTTTATTCTTTTTAATATGTATTTGTATAGCTGGTATTTATGGTGCATATTCTACTAATTCTATTAAAATTTTATACATCCAAACCATACCAGCCTTTTTAAGTATTTTATCTGTTTTATTACTTTAA
- a CDS encoding dodecin family protein, giving the protein MAVMKVIEVLANSNKSWEEATRKAVKNAAKSIQNIKSVFVQSQSAVVNDNIITEFRVNVKITFEVN; this is encoded by the coding sequence ATGGCTGTTATGAAAGTTATAGAAGTATTAGCAAATTCAAACAAAAGCTGGGAAGAAGCAACCAGAAAAGCTGTAAAAAATGCAGCAAAATCAATACAAAATATAAAATCTGTTTTTGTGCAATCGCAAAGTGCTGTAGTAAACGACAATATAATTACTGAGTTTAGGGTTAATGTAAAAATTACTTTCGAAGTAAATTAA
- a CDS encoding toxin-antitoxin system YwqK family antitoxin yields MKKFLSICMLSIATIGFSQDNKPSFKAEGDLVKATYYYEDGSIKTEGFFKDKKLTGEWVRFDKAGNKTQLAYYESGKKVGKWFIWTDEALKEINYENNSIASVNIWKPESKIALNED; encoded by the coding sequence ATGAAAAAATTTTTATCAATATGTATGTTAAGCATAGCAACTATAGGTTTTTCACAAGATAATAAACCATCATTTAAGGCTGAGGGAGATCTAGTAAAAGCTACGTACTATTATGAAGATGGATCAATAAAAACTGAAGGTTTTTTTAAAGATAAAAAACTTACAGGAGAGTGGGTTCGTTTTGATAAAGCTGGTAATAAAACACAATTAGCATATTATGAGTCTGGTAAAAAAGTAGGCAAATGGTTTATATGGACTGATGAGGCTTTAAAAGAAATTAATTATGAAAATAATTCAATAGCTTCTGTTAATATTTGGAAACCAGAATCTAAAATTGCGCTTAACGAAGATTAA